One stretch of Rhodoferax lithotrophicus DNA includes these proteins:
- a CDS encoding ATP-binding protein, which yields MSLRTKVLLPLAFFSVLLMGYLYGYWMPQALENSRAEYRHATERHLDSVVVGLTPLLLGHQLDTIYENLDALKDKNRDWIDIELDDAQGQSLYPLLKPKTQAGEPHAAEVHLLEKPMDYLGMNLGTLRVKVDFVPWLTHIEAQFHTLQVAMFVMIMAFVLSAWFVLERLVIRPVDALSKAASDLAQNRFEGPPLEKSGDDEVGHLVDRFTEMRAAIHDNQAALQRYKNQLEETVQQRTSELLLARDAAQAANKAKSAFLANMSHELRTPLNAILGFSSMMRRDPDVPALQHANLDIINRSGEHLLTLINDVLEVAKIEAGRMQLEIASFDLGSMVRDVVDMMQMRAQEKGLQLLIDQDSEFPRYIKGDEARLRQILVNLVSNAVKFTEQGGVTLRLGVKQNSRQHLLIEVEDSGPGISAEDQKRLFEPFVQLAEGSSQRGTGLGLTITRQFVELMGGEVSMDSTVGKGSLFRVNLPLELASMADIPKPQNLQHGEVIGLLPGQSAYRILIVEDQPENQLLLKRLMSRIGLETRVAENGAQGVDIFSQWHPHLIWMDRRMPVMDGIEATQHIRQLPEGRTVKIVAVTASAFKDQQQEMLDAGMDDFVRKPYRFEEIYDCLARQLGVTLVYQTDVTQRPLPAPVALTPAMLAALPAALCHELQDALENLDDERITTAIRQAQLIDPELSHALSSLVEYFNYPAILEALHDAASYPTNSL from the coding sequence ATGAGTTTGCGCACCAAAGTTCTGTTGCCATTGGCCTTCTTCAGTGTTTTGCTGATGGGCTATCTCTATGGCTACTGGATGCCGCAGGCCCTGGAAAATAGTCGGGCCGAATACCGACACGCTACAGAGCGCCATCTGGACAGCGTGGTCGTTGGGTTGACCCCTTTGCTGTTGGGGCATCAGCTTGATACGATTTACGAAAATCTCGATGCTCTGAAAGACAAGAATCGCGACTGGATTGACATTGAGCTTGATGATGCACAGGGCCAATCGCTTTATCCCTTGCTCAAACCCAAGACTCAGGCAGGGGAGCCGCACGCAGCTGAGGTGCATCTGCTGGAGAAGCCGATGGACTACCTAGGAATGAATCTGGGGACTTTGCGCGTGAAGGTCGATTTTGTTCCATGGCTCACCCACATCGAAGCACAATTTCATACCTTGCAAGTGGCCATGTTTGTGATGATCATGGCCTTTGTCCTGAGTGCCTGGTTTGTGCTGGAGCGACTTGTGATCCGGCCGGTGGATGCACTGAGCAAGGCCGCCAGTGATCTGGCGCAAAACCGGTTTGAAGGCCCGCCTCTGGAAAAGAGCGGTGACGACGAAGTCGGCCATCTGGTAGACCGCTTTACCGAGATGCGCGCCGCCATTCATGACAATCAGGCCGCCTTGCAGCGCTATAAAAATCAGCTGGAAGAAACCGTTCAGCAGCGAACCTCAGAGCTGTTGCTGGCGCGTGATGCGGCACAGGCGGCTAACAAGGCCAAGAGCGCGTTTCTGGCCAATATGAGCCATGAGTTGCGCACGCCGCTGAATGCCATTCTTGGGTTTTCGAGCATGATGCGGCGCGATCCTGACGTGCCTGCGCTTCAGCATGCCAATCTGGACATCATCAACCGCAGCGGCGAACACTTGCTGACCTTGATTAACGATGTGCTGGAGGTGGCCAAGATCGAAGCCGGACGTATGCAGCTGGAAATTGCATCGTTCGACCTGGGTAGCATGGTGCGTGATGTTGTCGACATGATGCAGATGCGGGCGCAAGAAAAAGGACTGCAGTTGCTGATCGACCAGGACTCCGAATTTCCGCGCTATATCAAGGGTGACGAGGCCCGCTTGCGCCAGATTCTGGTGAATCTGGTCAGCAATGCGGTCAAATTCACCGAGCAAGGGGGCGTGACCCTGCGTCTGGGGGTCAAGCAAAATAGCCGACAACATCTGTTGATCGAGGTTGAAGACTCTGGCCCAGGTATTTCTGCAGAGGACCAGAAGCGCTTGTTCGAGCCTTTTGTACAACTGGCCGAAGGAAGCTCGCAGCGTGGCACGGGCCTGGGGTTGACCATCACGCGCCAGTTTGTGGAGTTGATGGGTGGTGAGGTCTCCATGGACAGCACCGTGGGCAAGGGCTCTCTTTTTCGTGTCAATCTGCCGCTTGAACTGGCAAGCATGGCCGATATTCCCAAACCGCAAAATTTGCAGCATGGCGAGGTCATAGGTCTTTTGCCGGGGCAGTCGGCGTACCGCATCCTGATTGTCGAAGACCAGCCCGAAAACCAGCTGTTGTTGAAACGGTTGATGAGCCGTATCGGGCTGGAAACCAGGGTGGCTGAAAATGGCGCACAAGGCGTGGACATTTTCAGTCAATGGCATCCGCACCTCATCTGGATGGATCGGCGCATGCCGGTGATGGACGGCATCGAGGCCACACAGCACATTCGCCAGTTACCTGAAGGGCGCACAGTCAAAATCGTTGCCGTCACGGCTTCAGCCTTCAAGGATCAGCAGCAGGAAATGTTGGATGCCGGTATGGATGACTTTGTGCGCAAACCCTACCGCTTTGAAGAAATCTACGACTGTCTGGCGCGGCAGTTGGGCGTGACTTTGGTCTACCAGACCGATGTGACACAACGGCCCTTACCCGCACCGGTTGCACTGACACCTGCCATGCTGGCCGCATTGCCTGCCGCCCTGTGCCACGAACTCCAGGATGCACTGGAAAATCTGGATGACGAGCGCATCACCACCGCCATTCGACAAGCGCAACTGATTGACCCGGAGTTGAGCCATGCCCTGAGCAGTCTGGTGGAATATTTCAATTACCCGGCTATTCTTGAGGCACTTCATGATGCGGCCAGCTATCCAACGAATTCCTTATGA
- a CDS encoding phosphate/phosphite/phosphonate ABC transporter substrate-binding protein translates to MKQAHLRRAMLLAACFAPVMGYGPGRHSQQVFAAETRTYSFGVVPQFEQRKLYAIWKPIIEDLQKRTGFQFKLVTTLKIQDFEKAFMRGEFDFVYVNPYHVLQVQDTQAYLPLVADMVPLRGILVVRQGGPIEKPSDLNGKSVAFPSPNALGASLMVRSDLEQVHHVKTTPLYVTTHSSVYLHVIKGLAAAGGAVEKTLQEQDESIRSQLRVIYTTRSCPSHPVVAHPRVPRADQEKVRQALLDMGQSTQGKEMLKNVPVQQFIPVNFDDYAIMRSWGLEKYWQSIQGE, encoded by the coding sequence ATGAAACAAGCACATCTGCGGCGCGCCATGTTGTTGGCCGCATGCTTCGCACCGGTCATGGGTTATGGGCCTGGCCGTCATTCACAGCAGGTGTTTGCTGCTGAGACCAGGACTTACAGTTTTGGGGTTGTCCCGCAATTCGAGCAGCGCAAGCTGTACGCCATCTGGAAGCCCATCATCGAAGACTTGCAGAAGCGAACCGGGTTCCAGTTCAAACTGGTGACCACGCTCAAGATTCAGGATTTTGAGAAGGCTTTCATGCGGGGTGAGTTTGATTTTGTGTATGTCAACCCGTATCACGTTTTGCAGGTTCAGGATACACAAGCTTATTTGCCCCTGGTGGCTGACATGGTTCCCTTGCGCGGTATTCTCGTGGTGCGCCAAGGTGGGCCGATTGAAAAACCGTCAGACCTGAATGGCAAGAGTGTGGCCTTTCCTTCGCCCAATGCCCTGGGTGCATCGTTGATGGTTCGCTCCGATTTGGAGCAGGTTCACCATGTCAAAACAACACCCCTGTATGTCACGACGCACAGCTCGGTTTACCTGCACGTGATCAAAGGCCTGGCGGCAGCCGGCGGGGCGGTGGAAAAAACCTTGCAGGAGCAGGACGAATCTATCCGCTCGCAATTGCGAGTGATCTATACCACCCGATCATGCCCGTCGCACCCGGTAGTCGCTCATCCGCGTGTGCCAAGGGCGGATCAGGAGAAGGTTCGCCAGGCATTGCTCGACATGGGCCAGAGCACGCAAGGCAAGGAAATGCTGAAAAATGTGCCTGTCCAGCAATTTATTCCCGTGAATTTCGACGATTACGCCATCATGCGCAGCTGGGGTCTGGAAAAATATTGGCAGTCGATTCAGGGAGAATGA